The genomic region CCGTAATCAACAGCTTAAGCAAAGCCGCAAAAATAAAGATTAATCAGAAGTATGCTTTAGATCAAGGAAAGACCGCTTTTCGTTTGGCTATAAAAAAATGGCAGAAGAAGCGTTTTGGAGTATCAGTTGACGCTGAAAGTCAGGTGCTTCCTTTAATCGGCTCAAAAGAGGGTTTGATTCATTTTCCTTTAGCTTTTGTTAACTCCGGTGAATATATAATTGTGCCTTCACCCGGGTATCCCGGCTATAAAAGTGCAGCTCGTTTTGTAAGCGCAAAGATTCATGAATTACCGCTCCTTGAGAAGAACAGATTTTTGCCTGAGCTCTCAAAGATTCCGCTTGGGGTGAGAAATAAAGCCAAACTTATCTATTTGAACTATCCGAATAATCCGACAACAAGCCTGGCCCCTTTAGGATTTTTAAAAGAGGTGGTAAATTTTTGTTCTAAATATGGAATAATCCTTGCTTATGATAATGCTTATTCGGAAATTTACTTTAAAGATAAGCCGCACAGTGTATTAGAAGTTAAAGGAGCCGATGAGGTTGCCCTGGAGTTCCATTCACTATCAAAGACATATTGTGTAACCGGCTTCAGGGTTGGTTGGGCCAGCGGTAATCCCCAATTAGTTAAAGGCCTGCTTAAGGTTAAGGCTAACGTTGATTCAGGAATTTTCGGCGCAATTCAAGAGGCAGCAATAACTGCTTTAGATACCCAGAGCGGTTACGTTAATAATTTGAGAAAAACGCTTAGACAACGAAGGGATATCTTTATTGATGTTTTAGAAAAATCAGGCATTGAGCCTTGCTATTGCGACTCAACTTTTTATGTTTGGGCTAGAGTCCCGAGAAAGTTTAAGTCTTCGATAGACTTCTCTAAATACTTGCTTCAAGAAAAAAGAATTGTTGCAACTCCCGGTTTAGG from Candidatus Omnitrophota bacterium harbors:
- a CDS encoding aminotransferase class I/II-fold pyridoxal phosphate-dependent enzyme, with translation MKKFELSERLKKFPPYLFAEIDRQKSLLRKKRVEFIDLSIGDPDIAAPLAVINSLSKAAKIKINQKYALDQGKTAFRLAIKKWQKKRFGVSVDAESQVLPLIGSKEGLIHFPLAFVNSGEYIIVPSPGYPGYKSAARFVSAKIHELPLLEKNRFLPELSKIPLGVRNKAKLIYLNYPNNPTTSLAPLGFLKEVVNFCSKYGIILAYDNAYSEIYFKDKPHSVLEVKGADEVALEFHSLSKTYCVTGFRVGWASGNPQLVKGLLKVKANVDSGIFGAIQEAAITALDTQSGYVNNLRKTLRQRRDIFIDVLEKSGIEPCYCDSTFYVWARVPRKFKSSIDFSKYLLQEKRIVATPGLGFGKYGEGFIRFALTVDKNILRKVRI